In the genome of Candidatus Zixiibacteriota bacterium, the window TCCGTAGCCGGTTTAACTGCCAGTACCCCTTATTATGTAAGGGCTTACGCAACCAATAGTGTCGGTACTGGCTATGGCAATGAAGTAGCATTTACGACATTTGCTTTAGGTACAGTAATCGATATTGACGGCAATGGATATCAAACAGTAACGATTGGTACACAGGTGTGGTTGGCAGAGAACCTGAAAGTGACACATTATCGTAATGGCGAAGCGATACCCAATGTGACTTACGATGCCACATGGAGCGGTCTTACTACCGGTGCCTATTGCGAATATAATAATGATATAAATAATGTTGCTACTTATGGCAGATTATATAACTGGTATGCTGTAAGTGACAGCCGGAATATAGCGCCTGCTGGCTGCCATGTGCCAAGTGATGCTGAGTGGCAGACGTTAGTTGATTACCTTGGTGGCGGTGCAGTTGCAGGTGGCAAAATGAAAGAAACCGGAACCACGCATTGGAGCAGTCCCAACATAGGCGCCACCAACGAAAGCGGTTTTTCCGGGTTGCCTGGCGGCTACCGTTACAACTATGGATATTACGACGCTGTGGGTAACGTCGCTCTCTATTGTTCTTCTACGGAGAACAATAGTAGCGCCTGGAACCGAATCCTGAGTTACTCTCTAGCAGGTGTTGGCCGCGGCTCTGACAATAAGCGCTACGGTTGGTCGGTTCGCTGTGTCAAGGATTAGGTTGACTTACCACTCCGTCGGATAACCTTGTAGCCACGTAGGTCGTAACTGATCTTCCCCTAATCTTGTGATTGACCAAACATCTCTGAAATGAATACTTGACAGGTTGATGGAGCCGCATATATTCTATGGCATCAATGGCAATGCATTATTTGAAATACAAAGATTGTCAAATCCGCAGGAGAAATGAACTGCAAAACCAAGAGAGGTCGCAACCGTGAACAGTAGACAATATGAAGAGTTGTGCCGCCGATTCCTTGCTATTGAGTTAGGCTTACCTATTGACAACGTGCGCTCTATAGATATACCTAACCCCAGATGTCCCGATCTACCTGAATACAGGCATCAAATTGACCTATATTGGGAAATCTGCAATAATGTTACACTATATCTCAACATTGCCAATGCCAAGTGGCGGACAGCCGAAAAGGTCGACCAAGGTGAAGTAATGCTTCTCCAGAAAGTTAGGGAAAAAGTTAGGGCACACAAATGTGTGATGATCACAAATATAGATTTCACTCAAGGGGCGCGCGCTGCAGCACAGGATGAAGGCGTTGCCCTCCATATAGTACGGCCTACCTTTGACAACAAAATCTTGGATGAGAGTGATCGCCCCGCCATCCAAGTTCAATTTGAGCGACACTTATCTGACAGCAAGCAACTTTTTTCACATGAGGTAGTATTCAAGGGATTTGATCTTGCGTCACCGATGTTACAGCAAATAGCCGACCACACGGTAATTGTGCAAGCGGCAAGAATAAACGAAATCGCGGATAACACAAACAGAATAGACGACGGAGGTCCTTCCAACAAATCGATTGTAGGGACTGGTCATGCGAACGGACGAAGTGTGGGAGAAAATAGCAAAGGCGGAACGGGGGCAGATTACCGGCAGAAATGAGCTTTGAAGTTGCGCAGGGTCTTGTCCCGACTTCAGGCGGGATGTGACCCTGCGCCCATTGGAATCTTGCTGCGCCCATTTGCCGCAGGGTCACGCCCGCCGCCAAAGGCGGCGACCTAAGACCCCGCGGAACTCCCAATATTTCCTTCCTAATCGCTTGCAATTCAATCCCCGC includes:
- a CDS encoding fibrobacter succinogenes major paralogous domain-containing protein, encoding MFKKSDVALLFALAAFILLLFVSCGDDDPVSPNDKVPILTTAAVSTITQTTAQCGGNIISDGGAAVTARGVCWSASPTPTIADSKTTDGVGAGGFTSSVAGLTASTPYYVRAYATNSVGTGYGNEVAFTTFALGTVIDIDGNGYQTVTIGTQVWLAENLKVTHYRNGEAIPNVTYDATWSGLTTGAYCEYNNDINNVATYGRLYNWYAVSDSRNIAPAGCHVPSDAEWQTLVDYLGGGAVAGGKMKETGTTHWSSPNIGATNESGFSGLPGGYRYNYGYYDAVGNVALYCSSTENNSSAWNRILSYSLAGVGRGSDNKRYGWSVRCVKD